The following are encoded together in the Oceanobacillus zhaokaii genome:
- the zwf gene encoding glucose-6-phosphate dehydrogenase, producing MEQPLQPKAVIVIFGATGDLAKRKLFPSIYRLYQHGKISKNFAVIGLARREWTDEVLRENVVESIEEAVSPDENLDEFVSHFYYHPFDVTEDSSYQGLKHLIKNLEGEYDTDGNRIFYLAMAPNFFGTIANKLKAYELEKSDGWSRLVIEKPFGHNLESAKGLNNQIRSAFKEDQIYRIDHYLGKQMVQNIEVIRFANGIFEHLWNNRFISNIQITSSEVLGVEERARYYDHSGATRDMVQNHILQMVALLLMEPPIKLTTDEIRSEKIKVLRALRPLDKNEISKSFVRGQYDAGEINGEAVPSYREEDEELTESNTETFVAGKLLIDNYRWAGVPIYIRTGKRMTEKSTKIVIEFKDIPMNLYYKKDNDRNPNLLSINIQPNEGITLGLNARKSSEGSLAEPIQLAYNLNESSGINTPEAYERLLYDCMIGDATNFTHWDEVALSWKFVDTVLDAWSKEKADFPNYKSGSMGPKEADELLAKDGFHWWEV from the coding sequence ATGGAACAACCATTACAACCAAAAGCAGTTATCGTAATATTCGGGGCAACAGGAGATTTGGCTAAACGCAAATTGTTCCCTTCTATATATCGTCTTTATCAGCACGGGAAAATTAGTAAGAACTTTGCTGTAATTGGTCTTGCTCGCCGGGAATGGACTGATGAAGTTCTGCGCGAAAATGTTGTAGAATCGATTGAAGAAGCGGTTTCTCCAGATGAGAATTTAGATGAATTTGTCTCTCATTTCTATTATCACCCATTTGATGTTACAGAAGATTCCTCTTACCAAGGATTGAAACATTTAATTAAAAACCTGGAAGGGGAATACGACACAGACGGAAATCGAATCTTTTATTTAGCAATGGCGCCTAATTTCTTCGGAACTATTGCAAATAAGTTAAAAGCTTACGAATTAGAAAAATCTGATGGATGGTCACGACTTGTAATCGAAAAGCCTTTTGGGCATAATTTAGAATCTGCAAAGGGATTAAATAATCAGATCCGTTCTGCCTTTAAAGAGGATCAAATTTACCGAATTGACCATTATTTAGGTAAACAGATGGTACAAAATATTGAGGTAATTCGTTTCGCCAACGGAATATTTGAGCATCTCTGGAATAACCGATTTATCTCTAATATACAAATTACATCAAGTGAGGTACTCGGTGTAGAAGAGCGCGCTCGCTATTATGATCATTCTGGCGCAACCCGTGACATGGTACAAAATCATATTCTCCAAATGGTTGCATTACTCTTAATGGAACCACCAATTAAGTTAACGACGGATGAAATTCGTTCAGAAAAAATAAAAGTGCTGCGTGCACTCCGTCCATTAGATAAAAATGAGATTAGCAAATCCTTTGTAAGAGGTCAATACGATGCAGGGGAAATAAACGGTGAGGCTGTTCCTAGCTATCGTGAAGAGGACGAGGAATTAACAGAGTCTAATACGGAAACCTTTGTTGCTGGAAAGCTTCTAATCGATAATTATCGCTGGGCAGGTGTACCGATTTACATTCGTACTGGAAAAAGGATGACAGAGAAGTCAACCAAAATTGTAATTGAATTCAAGGATATTCCAATGAATTTATACTATAAAAAGGATAATGACCGCAACCCTAATTTACTCAGCATCAATATCCAACCTAACGAAGGTATCACACTTGGTCTGAACGCAAGAAAGTCCAGTGAAGGATCACTAGCTGAGCCAATCCAGCTTGCTTATAATCTAAATGAATCTTCTGGAATCAATACACCTGAAGCATATGAAAGACTACTCTATGATTGCATGATCGGCGATGCAACTAACTTCACACACTGGGATGAAGTAGCATTATCCTGGAAATTCGTCGACACTGTCTTAGATGCATGGTCTAAAGAAAAAGCTGATTTCCCGAATTATAAATCAGGATCAATGGGACCGAAAGAAGCGGACGAGCTTCTAGCAAAAGACGGATTCCACTGGTGGGAAGTATAA
- a CDS encoding threonine/serine exporter family protein yields the protein MDKKVTIERVCVLAGKIMLQSGAETYRVEDTMNRIATAFGVRNPQSYATPTGINFAVDVAEETYFLRITTRSTDLHKVAEVNTISRSITAGELNLGEAYSSLNAVDNDSLLYHAWIRIIVAAFVSGCFTIMFGGVWNDFIPAFVAGGFGYAGMLGVDRLLEIRFVSEFLGAVIIGFITVICIYTGIGEEMDKIIIGGVMPLVPGLLITNAVRDLISGHLVSGLSKGIEASITAFAIGAGIAAVIAFA from the coding sequence ATGGATAAAAAGGTTACCATTGAACGGGTATGTGTATTGGCTGGAAAGATTATGCTTCAAAGCGGTGCAGAAACATATCGAGTAGAGGATACAATGAACCGTATTGCTACTGCATTTGGTGTGCGGAATCCGCAGAGCTATGCGACCCCTACTGGAATTAATTTTGCTGTTGATGTTGCGGAGGAAACATACTTCTTAAGAATTACTACGCGGTCAACGGATCTACATAAAGTAGCCGAAGTCAATACGATTTCTCGAAGCATTACTGCAGGAGAACTCAATTTGGGAGAAGCGTACTCCTCATTAAATGCGGTTGATAATGATTCACTTTTATATCACGCATGGATCCGAATTATTGTCGCTGCATTTGTAAGTGGCTGTTTTACCATTATGTTTGGTGGCGTATGGAATGACTTTATTCCTGCATTCGTGGCTGGAGGATTTGGTTATGCCGGAATGCTTGGTGTTGACCGTCTACTCGAAATCCGCTTCGTCTCTGAATTTCTCGGTGCAGTCATTATTGGTTTCATTACAGTTATCTGTATTTATACTGGTATCGGAGAAGAGATGGATAAGATTATCATTGGAGGCGTCATGCCCTTAGTTCCAGGTTTACTTATCACAAATGCAGTTCGTGATTTGATATCTGGACACTTGGTTTCTGGTCTATCAAAAGGAATAGAAGCATCAATTACTGCATTTGCGATTGGTGCTGGGATTGCAGCTGTTATTGCTTTTGCTTAA
- a CDS encoding rod shape-determining protein, which yields MFSRDIGIDLGTANVLIHVKGKGIVLNEPSVVAMDKNTGKVLEVGEAARRMVGRTPGNIEAIRPLKNGVIADFDVTEAMLKHFINKINVKGFLSKPRMLICCPTNITKVEQKAIKEAAEKSGGKKIYLEEEPKVAAIGAGMEIYQPSGNMVVDIGGGTTDVAVLSMGGIVTSESIKMAGDNFDVEILQYIKKKYKLLIGERTAEEIKINVATVFKDSRNEEMEIRGRDMVSGLPETITVRSAEIEEALRESAYLIVQAAKSVLERTPPELSADIIDRGVILTGGGALIHGIDELLAEELKVPVLIAEDPMSCVAKGTGIMLENIDKVERNKVI from the coding sequence ATGTTTTCTAGAGATATTGGAATTGACCTTGGAACTGCCAATGTTTTAATTCATGTGAAAGGCAAAGGAATTGTCCTAAATGAACCATCCGTAGTTGCAATGGATAAGAATACTGGTAAAGTACTTGAAGTCGGAGAAGCTGCAAGACGTATGGTTGGACGTACACCAGGAAATATTGAAGCAATTCGCCCACTAAAAAATGGTGTAATTGCTGATTTTGACGTGACTGAAGCAATGTTAAAACATTTTATAAATAAGATTAATGTAAAAGGATTTTTATCTAAGCCAAGAATGCTTATTTGCTGTCCTACAAATATAACAAAAGTTGAACAAAAGGCAATTAAAGAAGCAGCAGAGAAATCCGGCGGAAAGAAAATCTACCTTGAAGAAGAACCGAAAGTTGCCGCAATTGGTGCTGGTATGGAAATTTATCAACCAAGTGGAAATATGGTTGTTGATATCGGTGGAGGTACAACCGATGTTGCTGTCCTGTCAATGGGTGGGATTGTTACTTCAGAATCAATCAAAATGGCCGGTGATAATTTTGATGTTGAAATTCTTCAATACATAAAGAAAAAGTATAAGCTTTTGATTGGGGAACGTACAGCTGAAGAAATTAAGATTAATGTAGCAACAGTATTTAAAGATTCACGAAATGAGGAAATGGAAATCCGTGGGCGTGATATGGTGAGTGGATTGCCAGAAACGATAACGGTTCGCTCGGCGGAAATTGAAGAAGCACTTCGAGAATCAGCATATTTAATTGTCCAAGCAGCGAAGTCTGTACTTGAACGTACACCACCAGAATTATCAGCAGATATTATTGATCGTGGCGTTATCTTAACTGGTGGAGGAGCATTAATTCATGGCATCGACGAATTACTTGCAGAAGAATTAAAGGTTCCAGTATTAATTGCAGAGGATCCGATGAGCTGTGTGGCAAAAGGGACAGGAATTATGCTTGAAAATATTGATAAAGTAGAACGTAATAAAGTCATCTAA
- the spoIID gene encoding stage II sporulation protein D, with translation MKNSNKPYKSNQKNVARILELQKKRKQDASINRNKAKPIKRQIIPFTHRNTIHFNRGSRVWRAPTIIILASLMMIILVIPTLVVVPFGNENKQEASSIDMEKKEEIEIEQSPLSIEVMRHATETVEDLPLETYVAGVVAAEMPIEFELEALKAQALAARTFTVNHLLHGNRGSEYDLTDTVTHQVYKNELDLQKQWGSNFTANMNKIKEAVNATKGEIITYQDAPITAQFFSTSNGFTENSEDYWENELPYLRSVESPWDKESPKYLDQGTFSIDEVEAALQIELPRSVALNLEITRTESGRVKELAIEGHTFSGREIRDKLKLRSNDFKIDQNNNHLVFTTKGNGHGVGMSQYGANGMAMEGKTYQEIIKHYYQGVEINTVTDTAPTLVAK, from the coding sequence TTGAAAAATAGTAATAAACCGTATAAATCAAATCAAAAAAATGTCGCCCGCATCTTGGAATTACAAAAGAAGCGGAAACAGGATGCTAGTATAAATAGGAATAAAGCCAAACCGATTAAACGGCAAATAATTCCCTTTACGCATCGAAACACTATTCATTTTAACAGGGGAAGCAGGGTGTGGAGAGCCCCGACAATCATCATTCTCGCCAGCTTAATGATGATTATTCTCGTAATCCCAACATTGGTTGTCGTTCCATTTGGGAATGAAAATAAGCAGGAGGCAAGCAGTATTGATATGGAGAAAAAAGAGGAAATTGAAATAGAACAGTCGCCTTTATCAATTGAAGTAATGCGGCATGCCACGGAAACGGTTGAAGATCTGCCATTAGAAACCTATGTTGCAGGTGTAGTTGCAGCCGAAATGCCAATTGAATTTGAACTCGAGGCTCTGAAGGCACAGGCCCTCGCTGCGAGAACTTTTACCGTTAATCACTTGCTGCATGGGAATAGGGGATCGGAATACGATTTGACTGACACTGTCACACATCAGGTTTATAAAAATGAGCTGGATTTGCAAAAACAGTGGGGAAGCAATTTTACAGCGAATATGAATAAAATTAAAGAGGCTGTAAATGCAACGAAGGGTGAAATTATCACGTATCAAGATGCACCAATAACTGCGCAGTTTTTCTCAACAAGTAATGGTTTTACAGAGAATTCTGAGGACTATTGGGAAAATGAGCTTCCATATTTACGCAGTGTGGAGAGCCCTTGGGATAAGGAATCACCGAAATATCTCGATCAAGGAACGTTTTCAATTGACGAGGTAGAGGCTGCTCTCCAAATAGAACTACCTAGAAGTGTTGCTCTAAACTTAGAAATAACACGTACAGAAAGTGGGCGTGTCAAAGAATTAGCGATTGAAGGCCATACATTTTCTGGCAGGGAAATTCGCGATAAGCTAAAATTACGATCGAATGACTTCAAAATTGACCAAAATAATAATCACCTAGTTTTCACAACCAAGGGAAATGGGCATGGAGTTGGCATGAGCCAATATGGTGCAAACGGAATGGCTATGGAAGGAAAAACATATCAGGAAATAATAAAACATTACTATCAAGGTGTTGAAATAAATACTGTAACAGATACAGCACCAACCCTCGTTGCAAAATAA
- a CDS encoding flagellar hook-basal body protein, with protein sequence MLRGFYTAASGMITQQRQQEALANNIANINTPGYKADQTAIRAFPEMLMQEMGSKKIPVTNNVSLPIQNPIGSLNTGVYVQETVPNFTQGDIRQTGISTDLALINGQVPDETGSIFFTVQNDAGEIRYTTNGNFTVDGAGNLVTNQGYYVLNAAGNPIQTGGMEFTVTQDGVLQTAEQNTQLGLSYVVNVNQLVKEGDNLFSGEAEAVPGMATFQIQQGALEQSNVDSLQTMTQMMESYRLFETNQRVLRAYDESMGKAVSEIGRIG encoded by the coding sequence TTGTTAAGAGGATTCTATACAGCAGCTAGTGGGATGATTACGCAACAGCGTCAACAAGAAGCCTTAGCAAATAATATTGCAAACATAAATACACCAGGATATAAAGCGGATCAGACTGCGATTCGCGCATTTCCAGAAATGTTAATGCAGGAAATGGGTTCAAAGAAAATTCCGGTAACAAATAATGTTAGTTTGCCGATACAAAATCCAATTGGTTCGCTTAATACCGGTGTTTATGTACAAGAAACTGTTCCGAACTTTACTCAGGGTGATATTCGTCAGACCGGAATTTCAACCGATTTGGCATTAATAAATGGACAGGTTCCTGATGAAACGGGTAGCATATTTTTTACCGTGCAAAATGATGCAGGTGAAATACGCTATACGACTAATGGTAATTTCACGGTTGATGGAGCTGGAAATCTTGTGACAAATCAAGGTTATTATGTTCTGAATGCAGCTGGAAATCCAATACAAACTGGTGGAATGGAGTTTACCGTAACACAAGATGGAGTTCTGCAAACAGCAGAACAGAACACGCAGCTTGGGCTCTCCTATGTAGTTAATGTGAACCAACTTGTAAAAGAAGGAGATAATTTATTCTCTGGAGAAGCAGAAGCGGTTCCTGGTATGGCTACATTTCAGATTCAACAGGGAGCATTAGAGCAATCCAACGTCGATTCATTACAAACGATGACTCAAATGATGGAGTCCTACCGCTTGTTTGAAACAAATCAACGTGTACTAAGAGCATACGATGAAAGTATGGGCAAGGCGGTTAGTGAGATAGGGAGAATTGGTTAG
- a CDS encoding threonine/serine exporter family protein: MDITAQLVTSFIAAAGFGILFNAPKNALIQCGLIGMIGWILYYLLSANGLDVVPSTILAAMLVAILSYICSKIYRMPIIIFHVSGIIPLVPGGSAYDAMRHFVINDYYTAVQLSTKVLLLSSGIAIGLMFSEVISQIIRKVAAAKR; encoded by the coding sequence ATGGATATTACCGCTCAACTAGTCACAAGTTTCATAGCCGCTGCAGGATTTGGCATCCTTTTTAATGCACCAAAAAATGCTCTCATTCAATGCGGACTTATCGGCATGATTGGTTGGATTCTATATTACCTGCTTTCTGCAAATGGATTAGATGTAGTCCCTTCCACCATACTTGCTGCGATGCTCGTCGCTATCTTAAGTTATATTTGTTCAAAAATTTATCGTATGCCAATTATTATTTTTCATGTATCCGGAATCATCCCCCTTGTCCCAGGAGGAAGTGCATACGACGCAATGCGTCATTTCGTTATCAATGATTATTATACGGCAGTCCAATTGTCGACGAAAGTGCTGCTTCTCTCAAGCGGAATCGCGATTGGATTAATGTTCTCTGAGGTAATCAGCCAAATTATACGGAAGGTTGCTGCTGCAAAGCGGTAG
- the spoIIID gene encoding sporulation transcriptional regulator SpoIIID — protein sequence MHDYIKDRAIKIGNHVVETRKTVRTIAKEFGVSKSTVHKDLTERLPEINPDLANQVKDILEYHKAIRHLRGGEATRKKYQLDSSKEGEVNTVM from the coding sequence GTGCACGATTACATCAAAGATAGAGCAATCAAGATAGGAAATCATGTGGTCGAAACAAGAAAAACTGTTCGAACAATAGCAAAGGAATTCGGTGTATCTAAAAGCACGGTTCATAAGGATTTGACTGAAAGATTACCAGAAATAAATCCTGATTTAGCAAACCAGGTGAAAGACATCTTGGAGTATCATAAAGCAATCCGTCACTTACGTGGAGGTGAAGCGACAAGGAAGAAGTATCAACTTGACTCAAGCAAAGAAGGTGAAGTAAATACTGTTATGTAA
- the fabZ gene encoding 3-hydroxyacyl-ACP dehydratase FabZ — protein MLDIEQIKEIIPHRYPFLLVDKVTEMEEGKRVVGIKNVTVNEPFFQGHFPEYAVMPGVLIIEALAQVGAIAVLGKEENKGKLGFLAGVDKCRFKRQVRPGDQLRLEVEITRVKGPIGKGKGIATVNGELACEAEITFAIK, from the coding sequence ATGTTAGATATAGAACAAATAAAAGAAATTATACCGCATCGCTACCCATTTCTATTAGTAGATAAGGTGACGGAAATGGAAGAAGGCAAACGTGTTGTAGGTATAAAAAATGTTACAGTTAATGAACCGTTTTTTCAAGGGCATTTCCCTGAATATGCTGTAATGCCTGGAGTATTGATTATTGAGGCGCTGGCACAGGTTGGTGCGATTGCAGTATTAGGAAAAGAAGAAAATAAAGGGAAATTAGGCTTTTTAGCTGGTGTTGATAAATGTCGATTTAAGCGCCAAGTAAGACCTGGGGATCAGCTGCGTTTAGAGGTAGAGATTACGAGGGTTAAGGGGCCAATTGGCAAAGGAAAAGGAATTGCTACTGTAAATGGAGAATTAGCTTGTGAAGCAGAGATCACATTTGCAATAAAGTAG
- a CDS encoding DNA-directed RNA polymerase subunit beta — MSNHSDRTVVDKKSRREYKQEKKKDSMKKAELNSKTTEKQSRKQQKQEKNEKSNNKKPRLRIFPIWLRVIIVLILAATALVLGLMIGYGILGDGIPMDVLKKETWQHIIDIVTKVE; from the coding sequence ATGTCTAATCACTCTGATCGCACCGTTGTTGATAAGAAGTCAAGAAGAGAATATAAACAAGAGAAGAAAAAAGACTCGATGAAAAAAGCAGAGTTGAATTCTAAGACAACGGAAAAGCAATCAAGAAAACAGCAAAAGCAGGAAAAAAATGAAAAAAGCAATAATAAAAAGCCGCGATTGCGTATTTTTCCGATTTGGCTTCGAGTTATCATTGTTCTGATTCTAGCTGCAACCGCATTAGTTCTTGGATTAATGATTGGTTATGGTATCCTTGGTGATGGGATTCCAATGGATGTATTGAAAAAAGAAACATGGCAGCATATTATTGATATCGTAACGAAAGTCGAATAG
- a CDS encoding YjfB family protein, which translates to MDVAALSVVMAQNQVRMDAGFSLMDKVMNMSEQQSIQLNDMLGQSVTHASHPSLGSQLDLKI; encoded by the coding sequence ATGGATGTTGCAGCCCTTTCAGTTGTAATGGCACAAAATCAAGTTCGAATGGATGCTGGTTTCTCATTAATGGATAAAGTTATGAATATGTCCGAACAACAGAGTATCCAGTTAAATGATATGTTGGGTCAATCGGTAACTCATGCAAGTCATCCTTCATTAGGCTCTCAGCTGGACTTAAAAATTTAA
- a CDS encoding AimR family lysis-lysogeny pheromone receptor produces MEVYGSLLSTKYELTLEQLHNFFLLEESSESITELTRRFCLQSSSLDIQKKGMEFLYLHGYFDDLMKLIKKNKESTYFSNNQWADIYQLMMNLKKNGELAYTILPKLNQSKTSDPELICLIEIAKAYCYYYMNRVDKLGYILTTYQQLFSVIEDRLLVSYFKIRIQQLSLIYFMKQNELITARRFAYQTLKETLNPFIHVDVHIKLGLSYTFESLESGMYHLSEALRISKKYHYDLAVNIIEQHNIPFLSAHFNQVENISTQDKSEQAHIEIAKGNNDKAIEILNELPLNTPFQIYYLGKAKRDKQLLLKSYLYFMDKQSDHFFSKLPLCELKQLNH; encoded by the coding sequence TTGGAGGTTTATGGTAGTTTGTTATCAACGAAATACGAATTAACCTTGGAACAGCTTCACAATTTTTTTTTACTGGAGGAGAGTTCAGAATCAATTACTGAGTTGACAAGAAGGTTTTGCTTACAGTCATCCTCACTGGACATTCAGAAAAAAGGGATGGAATTCTTATATCTTCATGGCTATTTTGATGATTTAATGAAACTGATAAAGAAAAATAAAGAATCGACGTATTTCTCGAATAATCAATGGGCAGACATTTACCAACTCATGATGAATTTGAAGAAAAACGGAGAGCTTGCATACACCATTCTGCCAAAATTGAATCAGTCCAAGACAAGTGACCCAGAATTAATCTGCTTGATAGAAATCGCAAAGGCGTATTGTTATTATTATATGAATCGAGTTGACAAATTGGGATATATTTTAACAACGTATCAGCAATTATTCTCGGTTATCGAGGATCGATTATTAGTCTCTTACTTTAAAATTCGGATTCAGCAGCTATCACTAATATACTTTATGAAGCAAAATGAACTAATTACTGCAAGAAGATTTGCGTATCAAACGCTTAAAGAAACATTAAATCCGTTTATTCATGTCGATGTCCATATTAAATTAGGATTGTCCTATACATTCGAATCATTGGAAAGCGGAATGTATCATCTTTCAGAAGCGTTGAGAATTTCTAAAAAGTATCATTATGATTTAGCAGTAAATATTATTGAACAGCATAATATTCCATTCCTTTCTGCTCATTTCAACCAAGTGGAAAATATTTCAACCCAAGATAAAAGTGAACAAGCCCATATCGAGATAGCCAAAGGGAATAATGACAAGGCGATTGAAATACTAAACGAATTGCCACTGAACACGCCGTTTCAAATTTATTACCTTGGCAAAGCAAAACGAGATAAACAATTACTTCTTAAATCTTATTTGTATTTTATGGATAAGCAAAGCGATCATTTTTTCTCTAAGCTGCCACTTTGTGAGTTAAAACAATTAAACCACTAA
- a CDS encoding flagellar hook-basal body protein, giving the protein MSRMMIQAAVTMNQLQSKLDLIGHNMANSQTTGYKTRQAEFSSLLFQQINNLNSPENAEGRLTPDGIRIGSGARLGATNINLEHGSLVTTNRALDTALVGENQFFQVQVIENGNTETRYTRDGSFYLNPINNNQDVMLVSSDGNPILGENGPIVIPEGFDAITIRENGQIVTQRGGQEEIAGSIAVVEVVRPRLLESTGQNMFRLPNTAELGLNFGDIIQNTAPNENILQSGTLEQSNVDVAEQMSDLIMAQRSYQFNARTISMGDQMMGLVNQLRS; this is encoded by the coding sequence TTGTCACGAATGATGATTCAAGCTGCAGTAACAATGAATCAATTGCAAAGCAAGCTTGATTTGATTGGTCATAATATGGCAAACAGCCAAACGACAGGGTATAAAACGCGTCAAGCAGAGTTCTCTTCGTTATTATTCCAGCAAATCAATAATTTAAATAGTCCAGAAAATGCAGAAGGACGATTAACACCAGATGGTATTCGAATTGGTTCTGGTGCAAGACTCGGTGCAACGAACATTAACCTAGAACACGGATCATTGGTTACAACAAATCGTGCGCTAGATACGGCATTAGTTGGAGAAAATCAATTCTTTCAAGTTCAAGTAATAGAGAATGGAAATACGGAAACACGTTATACTAGAGATGGCTCATTTTATTTAAATCCGATAAATAATAATCAAGATGTCATGCTCGTATCAAGTGACGGTAATCCGATACTTGGCGAGAATGGTCCGATTGTCATTCCTGAAGGATTTGATGCAATTACGATTCGTGAGAACGGACAAATTGTCACCCAGCGTGGCGGTCAAGAGGAGATTGCTGGCTCAATTGCAGTAGTTGAAGTGGTTCGCCCAAGATTACTGGAATCAACAGGCCAGAATATGTTCCGACTGCCAAATACAGCAGAACTAGGGCTTAACTTTGGTGACATAATTCAAAACACCGCCCCGAATGAAAATATTTTGCAAAGCGGAACACTTGAACAGTCGAATGTTGATGTAGCAGAGCAAATGTCAGATCTAATCATGGCGCAGCGTTCTTACCAGTTCAATGCACGAACAATCTCGATGGGAGACCAGATGATGGGATTAGTGAACCAGCTTCGTTCATAG
- a CDS encoding competence protein ComK has product MENVYLVSQKTKAILLNDSNYYRSVVIEADSQLYLTHKAEDIINHSCIIYGATLEGRRGAVKKILKSMSKLPIAISSRNGIYMFPTASNKNKDCVWLAYHHIKDYFVHNEKTYVVFRDETGIYVNASISTIDSQMKRTSEVIVQLNRSILFGSGQTRWWYGKDMED; this is encoded by the coding sequence ATGGAAAATGTCTATCTTGTTTCCCAGAAAACGAAAGCAATACTACTGAATGACTCCAATTATTATCGATCGGTAGTGATTGAGGCGGATAGTCAACTATATTTGACGCACAAGGCTGAGGATATCATTAATCATAGCTGCATTATATATGGAGCAACCTTAGAAGGACGTCGGGGAGCAGTGAAGAAAATATTAAAATCAATGAGTAAACTGCCGATTGCAATATCATCCAGGAATGGCATATACATGTTTCCTACAGCTTCAAATAAGAATAAAGATTGTGTATGGCTAGCATATCACCACATTAAAGATTATTTTGTACATAATGAAAAAACCTATGTTGTTTTTCGAGACGAAACAGGAATATATGTCAATGCATCAATCAGTACGATTGACAGTCAAATGAAGCGAACAAGCGAGGTCATAGTCCAATTAAATCGGTCAATTCTGTTTGGTAGTGGGCAAACTCGCTGGTGGTATGGAAAAGATATGGAAGATTGA
- a CDS encoding M23 family metallopeptidase, producing the protein MNEENKGTPKNKWSRIFRKKWFFPALYLTIAALLLSAVVWYQNLENQIPDATDIQNEQGMGDYQPTPNEDNAEPVLEQQEVIKMPVADQEQAEIVTKFFDYNAEQEDRENALILHNNRFYQSTGVDIASADAKTFNVVAALSGTVTEVKEDPLLGNVVIMSHENDITTYYSSLENVAVTAGDKVKQGDEVGTAGKSIFGKDKGAHVHFELRKDGKEVNPESFFNQSVSSLNDAVTEEAAENPEAADNQESADNPDATEDEPTDETSTDETEQPIDSEENPDEDVSEEDPAAGDDVDDENSNEETDDSSNTSGA; encoded by the coding sequence ATGAATGAAGAAAACAAAGGTACTCCAAAAAATAAGTGGAGTCGTATTTTCCGCAAAAAATGGTTTTTCCCAGCTTTGTATTTAACGATTGCCGCACTACTTCTTTCTGCTGTGGTATGGTATCAAAATTTGGAAAATCAAATTCCAGATGCGACAGACATCCAAAACGAGCAAGGTATGGGTGATTACCAACCAACACCGAATGAAGATAATGCAGAGCCTGTTTTAGAACAACAAGAAGTAATTAAAATGCCTGTAGCCGATCAAGAACAAGCAGAAATCGTAACTAAATTTTTTGATTACAATGCAGAACAGGAAGATAGAGAAAATGCTTTGATTCTCCATAATAATCGGTTCTATCAAAGTACAGGAGTCGATATTGCATCTGCTGATGCTAAAACATTTAATGTCGTAGCGGCTTTAAGTGGTACAGTAACAGAGGTGAAAGAGGATCCGCTTCTAGGAAATGTAGTAATCATGTCACATGAAAATGATATTACGACATATTATTCAAGCCTGGAAAATGTAGCTGTTACAGCTGGCGATAAAGTGAAGCAAGGTGACGAAGTTGGTACTGCAGGGAAGAGTATTTTTGGAAAAGACAAAGGTGCACATGTTCATTTTGAGTTAAGAAAAGATGGTAAAGAAGTGAATCCGGAAAGCTTTTTCAATCAATCAGTAAGCAGTTTAAATGACGCTGTAACAGAAGAAGCAGCAGAAAATCCAGAAGCAGCGGATAATCAGGAATCTGCTGATAATCCAGATGCAACTGAAGACGAGCCTACTGATGAAACATCTACTGATGAAACCGAGCAACCAATTGACTCAGAAGAAAATCCTGATGAGGATGTTTCAGAAGAAGATCCAGCAGCAGGTGACGATGTAGATGATGAAAATTCAAATGAAGAAACAGACGATTCATCAAATACATCTGGTGCATAA